In the genome of Chryseobacterium arthrosphaerae, one region contains:
- a CDS encoding acyl-CoA thioesterase has protein sequence MNYHTRKWVKPEDLNPNHSLFGGRLLQWIDEEAALYAIIQLENTKVVTKFISEINFVSSAKQGDIIEIGIEATHFGSSSITLRCDVRNKMTHQTIITVDKIVMVNLDSDGNPAPHGKTQIEFVKDRLNSGQ, from the coding sequence ATGAACTATCATACGAGAAAATGGGTAAAACCGGAAGATTTAAATCCCAACCACTCTCTTTTCGGAGGAAGACTGCTGCAATGGATTGATGAAGAAGCTGCCTTATATGCTATTATCCAGCTGGAAAATACAAAAGTAGTCACCAAATTCATTTCTGAAATCAATTTTGTAAGTTCTGCCAAACAGGGGGATATTATCGAAATCGGGATTGAGGCCACCCATTTCGGTTCTTCTTCTATTACCTTAAGATGTGATGTCCGGAATAAAATGACCCACCAGACGATCATCACCGTTGATAAAATCGTAATGGTGAACCTTGACAGTGACGGAAACCCGGCTCCTCATGGTAAAACACAGATCGAATTTGTAAAAGACAGGCTAAACAGC
- a CDS encoding DUF6157 family protein, which yields MKQHTTNYTNTFIEVAEDCPVSHSQIPPEKKEKTLANLQYERLIKNPYQYTSDDIIFECFAIKNDLSENEKEEARNLFFSKGQACLRSSPLAKRYGFGIHHNEEGKIALYPVESEEYQKFLQDSSVQKTKAMRSKRK from the coding sequence ATGAAACAGCACACCACCAACTACACCAATACTTTTATCGAAGTAGCCGAGGACTGCCCGGTTTCCCACTCTCAGATACCTCCTGAAAAGAAGGAAAAGACACTGGCCAATCTTCAATATGAAAGGCTTATAAAAAATCCTTATCAGTATACATCAGACGACATTATCTTTGAGTGTTTTGCCATCAAAAATGATCTTTCAGAAAATGAAAAGGAAGAAGCTCGAAATTTATTTTTTTCTAAAGGTCAGGCCTGCCTCAGATCTTCACCTTTAGCCAAAAGATACGGGTTCGGAATTCACCATAATGAAGAAGGAAAAATTGCCCTGTACCCTGTGGAGAGTGAAGAATATCAGAAATTCTTACAGGATTCATCTGTCCAAAAGACAAAAGCCATGCGTTCCAAAAGAAAATGA
- a CDS encoding helix-turn-helix domain-containing protein — translation MPIIINLDVVMAKRKISLNELSKKVDLTLSNLSVLKTGKAKAVRFSTLEAICKALDCQPGEILEYKE, via the coding sequence ATGCCGATTATTATAAACCTTGATGTCGTCATGGCGAAAAGAAAAATATCACTGAACGAACTCTCCAAAAAAGTAGACCTTACCCTTTCCAACCTTTCTGTATTGAAGACCGGAAAAGCAAAAGCAGTCCGCTTCAGTACCCTGGAAGCCATCTGCAAAGCCCTTGACTGTCAGCCGGGCGAAATTTTAGAATATAAAGAATAA
- a CDS encoding RNA recognition motif domain-containing protein, giving the protein MNIFVSNINYATKEYELHDLFAEFGDVSSAKIVTDRETGRSRGFGFVEMGDDEGKQAIEALNQKEFNGKTLNVSEAKPREEKPRRSFDNNRGGGYGNNNNRGGGYGNNRGGGGNRW; this is encoded by the coding sequence ATGAACATTTTTGTTTCAAACATCAATTACGCAACTAAAGAGTATGAGTTGCACGATCTATTCGCAGAATTTGGAGATGTATCATCAGCTAAAATCGTTACAGACAGAGAAACTGGTCGTTCCAGAGGTTTCGGTTTCGTAGAGATGGGTGATGATGAAGGAAAGCAGGCTATTGAAGCTCTTAACCAAAAAGAATTCAACGGAAAAACCCTAAATGTATCTGAAGCTAAGCCAAGAGAAGAAAAACCTAGAAGAAGCTTCGATAACAACAGAGGTGGAGGTTATGGTAACAACAATAATAGAGGCGGAGGCTATGGTAACAACCGTGGCGGAGGCGGAAATCGTTGGTAA